In Biomphalaria glabrata chromosome 16, xgBioGlab47.1, whole genome shotgun sequence, the sequence AGATATTGAGTTCTGTTACGTTGAGAGTGAGGCTAGTAGATGTAGAGATATTGAGTTCTGTTACGTTGAGAGTGAGACTAGTAGATGTAGAGATATTGAGTTCTGCTACGTTGAGAGTGAGGCTAGTAGATGTAGAGATATTGAGTTCTGTTACGTTGAGAGTGAGGCTAGTAGATGTAGAGATATTGAGTTCTGTTACGTTGAGAGTGAGGCTAGTAGATGTAGAGATAttgagttctgctatgttgagagtGAGGCTAGTAGATGTAGAGATATTGAGTTCTGCTACGTTGAGAGTGAGACTAGTAGATGTAGAGATATTGAGTTCTGTTACACTGAGAGTGAGGCTAGTAGATGTAGAGATATTGAGTTCTGCTACGTTGAGAGTGAGACTAGTAGATGTAGAGATATTGAGTTCTGCTACGTTGAGAGTGAGACTAGTAGATGTAGAGATATTGAGTTCTGCTACGTTGAGAGTGAGACTAGTAGATGTAGAGATATTGAGTTCTTATGTTTaacttatttttatgtttaagaTGTATTTGTTCAACGAATAAATCTTAGTATGTGTGACTACATGccggacattttttttatatgaatgtGATCTCGGAATGCTTATATTTGACTTTTGTAcaaaggcttatatcaactcaatgtGTTTGTCTGGTAACAAAAAATGGTGcattttatttctctcacacccaatgTCGGAGCAAGCTTAAATTTcggacaattatttctttttcctgaCGACACaataatcagtaaaaaaaaacaattagttaatttattaatgttaattaattatttcttttggtatctcgaacaagagaGAGAATTGTACGTGCCTGAAATGgtgttataagctgaattatttccctttataggtcgtctgagtcttagtgagcacaaacctgaaaaataggacgaggttataaaaacattaaagaacTATACAACTTTCATATTCGTTAGCTCCCCAATAGCAGaatggttaccgtgttggcttgagatgACAAAGAAGGCTAGAGCCTTTCAGGTCGTTCccgctttgtttatttttatataagtaAGTAAGGATTTTTCCGATACTATTTAGTCAGCTGCAAAGAATGGGCCATGcaacaatgtttaaaatagaCGCgcactaatttttttaatctcttctCGCAATTCAATTGTCTTAGAACGTAACCTAGAGGTAGGCCCTACAATAaaatgttcagtttttttttttaattttatcttgtcTATTTGATTTTTTAGTGCATATTTCTCATAGGCCTATAagatatgtgtatatatatgataAAGAACTTTGTTTATAATACAAatatcagttagtttggataATTTTGATTCAATTACtcaatactattttttaataatttggcGTCTAATAAGTAAGTAGGAATGCTATCACTGCCTATCACCGAAAAAAAAGACATCTACAATCTAAAATGTTGTTATCGACTATACATAAGCTGTCAGAATTATTTCACTTGTGCTTTGACCTACAGCTGTGCAATTGGATACTAATGCTTTAATATACTAGACATGGTAAATATATACAAATCTATATGTTGTACCCAGGGCCGTATTTAAGTATGCAGAGGCCCGTGGCAGGCAGGATTTTCGTAGAGGTCCCTTCCATTTTTCGAAAATTTGATAAAGTTATAGGCCtatctaaaagcatgttatattttcaaaaaaaaagagagatagagttattaatatttaatatgcatattttttagatTAAGGCACTAGGTAGACACACTGTCGTAAATTCTGAGCTGTATTTACTAATTCCGAGCATGCCACAAGCGTACACTTTTTAATCAGGACACTTTATCAGctgtaaaaatgtgaaaaacatgtaaaaaaaaattaattaaaagattCTGACCCGTCAAAGttcggatatattttttttatcttttttgttgAAGCCGAcatgccctcccttaaatccgccTGTCCTTTTTtgccagaaaaaaaataatgtaaagacAGTGATTTAGGTATTTGTAACCCTCTCAAATGTAAAAGGACGTAAAATGTTTGTTGCTTGGGGTTTGTGCACCTGTAACCAATAGAAGGGTTGCGATCTTTGGATTATTGTTTCTAGATTTTTGAAAACCTTCGTATTTTAGTGAAGAGTCAATGACCATCTAGATTAGTAAAAATTGATACTCCAGGACCTTATTCCATATTGTACATTATTAAACACTTGGCCGTTAGAATAGTCCACAAGGTCATCTAGTTCCTACGAATTCCTTACGAACaaaattctatctatctatctatctatctatctatctatctatctatctatctatctatctgtctgtctgtctgtctgtctgtctgtctgtctgtctgtctgtctgtctatctatctatctatctatctgtctatctatctgtctgtctgtcagtctatctatctatctatctgtctatctatctatctgtctatctatctgtctatctatctatctatctatctatctatctatctatctatatctatctatctatatctatctatctatctatctgtctatctatctatctatctatctatctatctatctatctatctatctatctatctatctatctatctgtctgtctgtctgtctatctatctatctatctatctatctgtctgtctatctatctatctatatctatctatctatctatatctatctatctatctatctatctgtctgtctatctatctatctatctatctatctatctatctatctatctatctatctatctgtctatatctatctatctatctgtctgtctatctatctatctatctatctatctatctatctatctgtctgtctatctatctatctatctatctatctatctatctatctatctatctatctatctatatctatctatctatctatctatctatctatctatctatctatctatctatctatctatctatctatctatctgtctgtctatctatatatctatctgtctgtctatctatctatctatctatctatatctatctatctatctatctatctatctatctatctatctatctatctatctatctatctatctatctgtctgtctatctatctatctatctatctatctatctatctatctatctatctatctctatctatctatctatctatctatctatctatctatctatctatctatctatctatctatatctatctatctatctatctgtctgtctatctatctatctgtctatctatctatctatctatctatctatctatctatctatctatctatatcatctatctatctatctatctgtctgtctatctatctatctatctatctgtctatctatctatctatctatctatctatctatctatctatctctatctatctatctatctatctatctatctatctgtctatctgtctatctatctatctatctgtctatctgtctgtctctttctttctcactctccgtgtgtgtgtgtgtgctggccTTTGCATTATTTAGAAGCTATTAAAAGACCTGATCATGTTAAGTTCCAATAATTGCAACGGCAACTAAAAGTTGGCATTTCATGGAAAACGTAAAATTGGACGTCTTTTTTTGCCAACTTCAACTTGCTAACCAAGCTGGTatggttttaaaaattactaAACAGTTCTACATGGAAAAtcgaaactgaaaaaaaaaaagtaagtagaCTGTGTGTGTTACTTTTAACAACCAGGTCAGATAGGCATACCCATGTTGGCCTATTAAAGTGTACCGTGCAGTTGATAATGGCAAACAAGGACATGTTTTATCCTGAGCGTTAAGCAATAGTATTAGTgtatgttgagtggtctggaaagaaagaaacacattggcatggttagTCATGCGTGCAGATTGTAGATCTTACCTTTACACTAGTTTAAAGGCCAAATATTTCTTAACGCTCCAGTAATTTTGTTGTTCGtgattttttattctttttgtactatagatcttaattaaactttaatgtaaggttttccgttatacaatcttatcttatcttatataatacagacgttacttcaaaatagaagatggtTACGTCATGGTTTAGTCATGAATGTTTACCGATgatctaaattctgccaagtcactgggtttcctggctagatcaggcaaaccattccatgctctaatagcattatggaagaaggagtatttgtacaaatttgtcctagaatatgggacgaggaatgtgcctttatctttgtgtctttctgagtattttattaaattttgtttttgtatttaaagattatgtttcagtgttttatgtataattgctactttacttttgactcttctgtcctgaaggctttctaaatttagtgattttactaaaggtgttactctagtcaaatgtgaatattcgtttgttatgaatgtcactgctctattttgtgtctgttccagtttcttaatgttttcttgagttgaggggtcccaaacagaggaagcatattctattattggcctaaccaaggttaaataacattttagttttatgttcttatttgatttataaaaatttattttaataaatcctaatgctttgtttgatttttttgtagtttcatcaatatgtggattccatgacagtttttcaattattataacacctaagtattttgcatttttagtctgtattAATGGTTTACACCATTAATACGATtagtggaatttatttgttttagttttttgttactcttagtaactgacattttttctgGGTAAAAAGACAGGCTCCAATTTGATTtcaatttctgtaattcatctaattctctttttaaaatttctgtatcttgtgttgtttttattgttctatatattatgcaatcgtctgcaaataatctgacttttgttcctgaaatgATGCAaattggtaaatcatttatgtaaattaaaaagagtagtggacctaagcctgttccttgaggtacacctgagtttactgttatcggtgttgatttagagccatttattattacagtttgttctctccctatcagatcAACCTTAATCCATTGATGCAGTGGACAAtcgatgccaaaatattttcatttattttttgttaacgatttgatctaaacttaggttgtgtaaagtttctgtgagtcttttccactttttttctctcactttctgcTATCGAATCAAATTGAAATAGTCCAtgtcaggtttaggatttatttgcgtttttaactagctgtatactgttaaggtcccggggttcaacctgacaagaacatcactcacacacagtcgtacatacagtaaacaactaggtgaatagtttaaataacaacaaaaataaatgaatttaattgtatgaaacatatatgtgtatgtacaatgaggatgacaaatagacagtatatatattagatatatatatatatatatatatatatatatatataataggtatatataaagatattatacaataattaatttaagcacctttgctacggctattaacttgtcaccctggctttatggtccaccagactctgaccgactggcgtcacaacactgccaaccctaaacaggggtcccaaaAATCCAACTGAATAATAAGTCCGAGAAACTGGTACAGACAAATAACGTTTTACGAGCCAACACACCGTCCGCTACAACCAAACtagagggtgaactgcctcatgacaaaaAAAGACCCatagatgtcaccggactttctgacgtagcaaaacaattcacaacaaaaaaatacaagacactctcgccccgtacacgtactaccagtagaggaaataaaaaaaaacagagttaggagaaagaaaaagacactTGTCTATACTACGCGACATCCCCCCTCCTCGACGAACTGgaaattttgaaagaaattccAGTAATCAAAAATCCTTTCGAAGACAAAACTTTGTAGAAAGAACAAGGAAGAACAAAAAGATCATAAGTGCATCTATGTcacatttcaaaatgtaataatggaagaaaaaaaaatgatggggAGTCACCAATTAATGAACCAAGGAGACACAATACACGTCAAGATAAAGATCCAATAACACAGAAAAGTTGGTTACCTTGACTTTAAAGGTGACCCATATCAACTTGGGACAAGAACCACGTTATATTACAAATtcatatttacaaatacaacattaatataatataccaaattatattcatattaaataaatacacattatATTCTTGAAATTAGTATCATttgtataatataaaacacaagTTCAAATGTTATAACACatagaaacataaaataaatggcAGATGGAAGTCTATATCAATCTTGAACAAAGATCAGCCAGCAGATTGTTCTCTCCCTTTACGTGGACAACTTCAAAGGAGTAGTCTTGTAGCATCAATGCCCCTCTTGTGATACGTGCGTTTGTAAAgtttgtgctcctgagatacgaTAAGGCCTTGTGATCAGTCAGAAGGTAAAATGTTTTACCTGCTAAATACCTGTCCAGTTCCTTAACATAATATACTATGGCTAATCCTTCCCGTTCAATAATAGAGTACTTCTGCTCCCGAGGCAACAATTTACGGCTTACGTACTTTATGGGATGTAACATGCCTTTGATACACTGACAGAGAATGCCAGAAATTCCTTTATCTGAAGCATctgtctgaagaaaaaaaaagttagagaaGTATCAGGTAAACGAAGAATAGGACACTTACTCAGACAAGTCTGCAGCCTATTCAATGCCAACGCACACTTGCAGTTCCAGTTTACTTCCATAGGTCTAAATATTGGAACGTTTGACCAACAaagctaatatatatataaatatatatatatatataacagagaATCAAAGTTATCATATCGTTACCCCCGCGCACTTATACGATGTGGGACAACTACAATAGTTCTACCTCCAAGTTTGGACTTGTCTAAATATTTAACTGCTCTCGCAACATCGGCCAGGTTCCTTAACTTTACATGACCTACGCCCATCGACTTCCCGTTTGCCATTAAAACCTCCACAAATCCCACTAAACCAACGTCTCTAAATCTATCTTTTAACTTCTGCCAGTTAACATTGAATGGCAAATTTTGAACAGTTACTGTGTAGCGATCCGGCACTAACTTATACCCACGGCGACCATCCGAATCGCGACGACCCGCTAGTCATCTATGTCTTGACCTTTGATCTTGATCGCTGACAATATCATTAGAGTTCACATCTTCAACATCAATCTCGTTAGACGGGGAAACACCTTTACGGCACTCGGTTGAATTATGCCCCTTTTCACCACAACTGAAACACACAATTACCTTTCTTTTACCCACAGGTTCACAACATGCTGCCGCCACATATACACTCTCTTCCTTACAAATCGGCTCATCTGACCCAGCAACCTTAAAGCCTTCTATAACTTCCAGCATGTTCTCTACTGTTCTGTGCTTGCTCAAAACCAGTTGCCTGTATACACGACTCGATACGCTTTCTAAAATCCTATCTTTGATCAACAGATCTTTTAACTCCTCCACTGTTTTACCGACTTCAGCCATCTTGcaccaattatctaaggccgttTTCAATTCTGTTACATATCTCCTAAAGTCGTTTGGACTTGGTCTCACGAGATGGAATCTTTTGCGGCAGGTTTCCGCGTTGATATCTGCATGGCGAAGAAGTGCAGTCTTGACTTCTTCATAATTCTCGCTAAGGAACAGACTGTCCCTTAGCATGAAGTTTCTGAGTGCGGTGGTCAGTTTATATGACAACAGCAAGGAccactcttttctctctattttgcaCCTTGCTGCAACGGCCTCAAAGTGTGTTAGGTAAGCTAGGAGGTCGTCGTCATCTTTCATTCCCTGGAAACTCTTGTCAAGCCTGTCTAAGACATTCTTGTATCGCACATCCCCTGACTGTCCTGCCGCCCCGCCTGCCTCTGGCGCAGACTTTTCTTTAAGCCTAGCCAGTTCCAACTCCTCTTTCCTCTTGATTGACTCCTTGGCATCTCTTTCCTTCCATCTTTCGTGCTCCTCGCGTTTGGCCTTCTCATCACGTTCAAATCtctcttcttcctctttcttcctagcctcttcttctgccttcgcctctttcttCAACTTCTCCTGCCGCTCAAACCTAGCCTCTtcttctgccttcgcctctttctttctagcctcttcttctgccttcgcctcttCCTTATCTCTATCATATTCAGCTTTCCGTTCCTTCACATATTTCTCTAGCCTTTCCCCTTCGTACCCCATAGCACGGCCATCACTAATAAACTGTGACCTTACCGTTAACCTGGTTTCCATGGTCTAGGTGCCTTACTGTGTTAAGATAAATCAactaatactattattattattactatgatatactataatatacagaCATAAGATGTAAACTAAAACTTAGAGTGTGTCGTatggcaaagaaagaaaacctaTCTGAGTAGTATCCAAAGTCGGAGAGAAAACGCCTCACTCCAGGCCGATGCGTAGAAAGATAGCTGTTACAGGGACTTCCAACACACCAATATAGGAACGATGGCCTCTAACACCGCTATCAACGGTCAATCCCCACACACTTGCCTGTTGCCGGGAGCGAGAAGACACTCGTCACTCGGTGGTAGTGAAGCACAAAAtaacatgaaagaaaaaattaaataaatgaatataaatcaCAATCTTGAAATATCAACACCTATAGTCCTATGATGATGAGTTCAAAATCATAAATGATAAATTTAGCATTGGTACAATCCTCAATAACAATCAACACATATAATAATATGGCGGTgaattcaaacaaattaatgataaaTTTAACAATGTTTCAAGCCTCTGCTACTTTTGATGTCCCAACAATTATGAGAAGTacacaaacacttttttttttcttcagcaaATTGTACCcaataacatcaaatataaatacaataaaggGGTATTAGGcagtatattttttatttttattttataagataacaagACGAGATAAGACAATCTATGACCTAGTAGTCACAGCCGGACTCTGAGCCCCCATTtgtcaggtttaggatttatttgagtttttaactagctgtatactgttaaggtcccggggttcaacctgacaagaacatcactcacacacagtcgtacatacagtaaacaactaggtgaatagtttaaataacaacaaaaataaatgaatttaattgtatgaaacatatatgtgtatgtacaatgaggatgacaaatagacagtatatatattagatatatatatatatatatatatatatatatatataataggtatatataaagatattatacaataattaatttaagcacctttgctacggctattaacttgtcaccctggctttatggtccaccagactctgaccgactggcgtcacaacactgccaaccctaaacaggggtcccaaaAATCCAACTGAATAATAAGTCCGAGAAACTGGTACAGACAAATAACGTTTTACGAGCCAACACACCGTCCGCTACAACCAAACtagagggtgaactgcctcatgacaaaaAAAGACCCatagatgtcaccggactttctgacgtagcaaaacaattcacaacaaaaaaatacaagacactctcgccccgtacacgtactaccagtagaggaaataaaaaaaaacagagttaggagaaagaaaaagacactTGTCTATACTACGCGACAGTCCACAATTACTCAATGttaatgacaacacatgaatcaataaaaaaattaaccaatacgTTAATCAACAAGtgataatttattaactaagtttgtttagattgaaaaagggaaaataaacaTTGTAATATTGAATGATATGGCAGCAATCTGGCGGTGCTGTCCTTTCAATAAATAtaagctatatttttttaaaaaggccttttttttatattttgcttgtttttaagcACTTTGATATAGCGAGTTGTTTTTTATAATGGAACGCTAAGTGCAAATCTGGTCCAATGCATTTTACGGATATTATTGGGTATCTGGATCAAGACTTAGGTGATGTTATAGTGGTAAAATTTGCAATCTATATCGAAATTTGAACGTGATATTTTTAATCCCCCAAAAATATAATATGAAAATCCTACTTTTTAGCAGccaccgaaaggggaatagacgctattagttttgtgtggcttgTCCATCCGTCCGAAAGTctgtccagtttagatctcgtaaactagaaaagatattgaatatccgacatcatgatactTTAggcctttcaaagttctgatgcaacgactacttttttcttttctgaaaacgaaaaatttaatttttaaaatcaacaatgcaagcagttttttcataaaaattcacCCTTTTTACAACactttactattaatagtaacaaacacgggagactACCCTGTAAGGGGGATGGCAATCTACCATATTTTTAagacatttatgcaaacggttttagatttttgtaaaaaaaaaaatgtatatctttttacaattgtattactaagttaagtagttttttatactaactactatgtttacaaaaaaaaatttacttttttttttaaagggaaaaactctatttagtatgcatataagtggagcataatttaaaacatcaatTAATAAGT encodes:
- the LOC129923334 gene encoding uncharacterized protein LOC129923334: METRLTVRSQFISDGRAMGYEGERLEKYVKERKAEYDRDKEEAKAEEEARKKEAKAEEEARKKEEEERFERDEKAKREEHERWKERDAKESIKRKEELELARLKEKSAPEAGGAAGQSGDVRYKNVLDRLDKSFQGMKDDDDLLAYLTHFEAVAARCKIERKEWSLLLSYKLTTALRNFMLRDSLFLSENYEEVKTALLRHADINAETCRKRFHLVRPSPNDFRRYVTELKTALDNWCKMAEVGKTVEELKDLLIKDRILESVSSRVYRQLVLSKHRTVENMLEVIEGFKVAGSDEPICKEESVYVAAACCEPVGKRKVIVCFSCGEKGHNSTECRKGVSPSNEIDVEDVNSNDIVSDQDQRSRHR